The following coding sequences lie in one Aricia agestis chromosome 18, ilAriAges1.1, whole genome shotgun sequence genomic window:
- the LOC121736156 gene encoding thioredoxin domain-containing protein 12-like: MAFSNFTKAFVSIIFNKLYCLGKDNGFGPQYVWAGSLESGLEVASYDHKPVMVIIHKSWCPACKKLKSRFAESAEIESLSPHFVMVNLIDEEEPKSNTFAPDGTYIPRIFFVSPTGSVDHDIYNEEGSRQFKYFYSRPEHIAKSMRKVLQKYNKDV; encoded by the exons atggCATTTAGTAACTTTACAAAAGCATTCGTGTCGATAATATTCAACAAACTCTACTGCCTGGGTAAAGACAACGGTTTTGGACCTCAGTATGTTTGGGCTGGGTCCTTGGAGTCAGGTTTGGAGGTAGCCTCGTACGACCATAAGCCAGTTATGGTGATAATTCACAAGTCCTGGTGCCCAGCTTGCAAGAAACTGAAGTCTAGATTCGCAGAGTCTGCAGAGATAGAATCTTTGAGTCCGCACTTTGTGATGGTGAATTTAATTGATGAAGAGGAGCCGAAGAGCAATACATTCGCTCCAGATGGTACTTATATACCCAG GATCTTCTTTGTGTCACCCACGGGCTCAGTGGACCACGACATATACAATGAGGAGGGCAGTCGCCAGTTCAAATACTTCTACAGTCGACCGGAACACATAGCTAAGTCCATGAGAAAAGTTCTACAGAAGTACAATAAAGACGTATAA